In the genome of Eschrichtius robustus isolate mEscRob2 chromosome 12, mEscRob2.pri, whole genome shotgun sequence, one region contains:
- the LOC137773013 gene encoding HLA class II histocompatibility antigen, DO beta chain isoform X1, with translation MGSIWVPWVVALLVTVIRLDSSMTQGRDSPEDFVIQAKADCYFTNGTENVQFVVRFIFNLEEYARFDSNLGMFVALTELGQPDAELWNNRPDILARSRASVDALCRHNYKLGAPFTVGRKVQPEVTVYPERIPALQHRNLLLCSVTGFYPGDIKITWFRNGQEQREGVMSTGLIRNGDWTFQTMVMLAMTPELGDVYTCLVDHPSLLSPVSVEWRAQSEYSWRKMLSGIAAFLVGLVFLLVGIVIHTRARKGPKSSSSSITTLRS, from the exons ATGGGTTCTATTTGGGTTCCCTGGGTAGTGGCTTTGTTAGTGACGGTAATCAGGCTGGATTCCTCCATGACTCAAGGCAGAGATTCTCCAG aAGATTTTGTGATTCAGGCAAAGGCTGACTGTTACTTCACCAATGGGACAGAAAATGTGCAGTTTGTGGTCAGATTCATCTTTAACCTGGAGGAGTATGCACGTTTTGACAGCAACTTGGGGATGTTTGTGGCCTTGACGGAGCTGGGCCAGCCTGACGCTGAGCTGTGGAACAATCGGCCCGATATACTGGCAAGGAGTAGAGCCTCTGTGGATGCGCTCTGCAGACACAACTACAAGCTGGGTGCACCCTTCACTGTGGGGAGAAAAG TGCAACCAGAGGTGACAGTGTATCCAGAGAGGATCCCAGCCTTGCAGCACCGCAATCTGCTGCTTTGCTCTGTGACAGGTTTCTACCCAGGGGACATCAAGATCACGTGGTTCCGGAATGGGCAGGAACAGAGAGAGGGGGTCATGTCCACTGGCCTCATTAGGAATGGAGACTGGACCTTTCAGACAATGGTGATGCTGGCAATGACACCTGAACTTGGAGACGTCTACACCTGCCTTGTTGATCATCCCAGCCTGCTGAGCCCTGTTTCTGTGGAGTGGA GGGCTCAGTCTGAATATTCTTGGAGAAAGATGCTGAGTGGAATTGCAGCCTTCCTGGTTGGGTTAGTCTTCCTTCTGGTGGGGATCGTCATCCACACCAGGGCTCGGAAAG GTCCCAAGAGCAGTTCTTCGTCCATAACCACATTAAGGTCCTAA
- the LOC137773013 gene encoding HLA class II histocompatibility antigen, DO beta chain isoform X2 produces the protein MGSIWVPWVVALLVTVIRLDSSMTQGRDSPEDFVIQAKADCYFTNGTENVQFVVRFIFNLEEYARFDSNLGMFVALTELGQPDAELWNNRPDILARSRASVDALCRHNYKLGAPFTVGRKVQPEVTVYPERIPALQHRNLLLCSVTGFYPGDIKITWFRNGQEQREGVMSTGLIRNGDWTFQTMVMLAMTPELGDVYTCLVDHPSLLSPVSVEWRAQSEYSWRKMLSGIAAFLVGLVFLLVGIVIHTRARKGRVETLLSGAEVPRAVLRP, from the exons ATGGGTTCTATTTGGGTTCCCTGGGTAGTGGCTTTGTTAGTGACGGTAATCAGGCTGGATTCCTCCATGACTCAAGGCAGAGATTCTCCAG aAGATTTTGTGATTCAGGCAAAGGCTGACTGTTACTTCACCAATGGGACAGAAAATGTGCAGTTTGTGGTCAGATTCATCTTTAACCTGGAGGAGTATGCACGTTTTGACAGCAACTTGGGGATGTTTGTGGCCTTGACGGAGCTGGGCCAGCCTGACGCTGAGCTGTGGAACAATCGGCCCGATATACTGGCAAGGAGTAGAGCCTCTGTGGATGCGCTCTGCAGACACAACTACAAGCTGGGTGCACCCTTCACTGTGGGGAGAAAAG TGCAACCAGAGGTGACAGTGTATCCAGAGAGGATCCCAGCCTTGCAGCACCGCAATCTGCTGCTTTGCTCTGTGACAGGTTTCTACCCAGGGGACATCAAGATCACGTGGTTCCGGAATGGGCAGGAACAGAGAGAGGGGGTCATGTCCACTGGCCTCATTAGGAATGGAGACTGGACCTTTCAGACAATGGTGATGCTGGCAATGACACCTGAACTTGGAGACGTCTACACCTGCCTTGTTGATCATCCCAGCCTGCTGAGCCCTGTTTCTGTGGAGTGGA GGGCTCAGTCTGAATATTCTTGGAGAAAGATGCTGAGTGGAATTGCAGCCTTCCTGGTTGGGTTAGTCTTCCTTCTGGTGGGGATCGTCATCCACACCAGGGCTCGGAAAG GACGTGTGGAGACTCTGTTGTCTGGTGCTGAG GTCCCAAGAGCAGTTCTTCGTCCATAA